Proteins encoded together in one Oceanobacillus iheyensis HTE831 window:
- a CDS encoding calcium/sodium antiporter, whose product MEYVWLVVGFALLVKGADWFVDGSSNIAKLLRVPPILIGLTIVALGTSSPEATVSIIAALEGTADVSIGNVIGSNIFNITLTVGLAAFIFPLQVQNETIKKEIPFTLLASVALLVLMSDIFLQGLSSNMITRSDGVILLLFLTIFMYYIIEVGLKSRKESREEEISNEDISWGKNGLITIIGLAGIIGGGQLVVTNATEIAYSLGMSETLVGLTIVAIGTSLPELVTSISAALKKESEIALGNIVGSNIFNILFVLGASSVITPLAINEKIFTDIWLMIILTILLLIFSRTKYRIGRKEGLILALFYIAYMVFIIIRN is encoded by the coding sequence GTGGAGTATGTTTGGTTGGTAGTAGGATTTGCACTATTAGTTAAAGGAGCGGACTGGTTTGTGGATGGTTCTTCTAATATTGCAAAACTACTCCGGGTACCACCGATATTAATTGGGTTAACAATTGTTGCTCTAGGGACGAGCTCACCCGAAGCTACTGTTAGTATTATTGCTGCATTAGAAGGAACTGCAGATGTGTCCATTGGTAATGTTATTGGGAGTAATATTTTTAATATTACACTCACAGTTGGCTTGGCAGCTTTTATTTTCCCGCTTCAAGTACAAAATGAGACAATAAAAAAAGAAATCCCATTTACGTTACTCGCGAGTGTTGCTTTACTTGTACTTATGTCTGACATTTTTCTTCAAGGCTTATCTTCGAATATGATTACAAGAAGTGATGGGGTTATCCTGTTACTATTCTTAACTATTTTTATGTACTATATTATCGAAGTGGGCTTAAAAAGTCGGAAAGAATCACGTGAAGAAGAGATATCGAATGAAGATATTTCGTGGGGGAAAAATGGTCTTATTACGATTATTGGTTTAGCTGGAATCATTGGTGGAGGACAACTTGTTGTCACAAATGCTACTGAAATTGCTTATTCACTAGGGATGAGTGAAACACTTGTTGGTTTGACAATAGTTGCAATTGGAACTTCACTACCGGAATTAGTTACGTCTATATCGGCAGCGTTGAAAAAAGAAAGTGAAATAGCACTTGGTAATATTGTTGGAAGTAATATCTTTAACATTTTATTTGTGTTAGGTGCATCATCAGTAATTACCCCGCTTGCGATAAATGAAAAGATATTTACAGATATTTGGCTTATGATCATCTTAACTATCTTACTTCTCATTTTCTCAAGAACGAAATATCGAATTGGAAGAAAAGAAGGATTAATTTTAGCATTATTTTACATTGCCTATATGGTATTTATCATTATTCGAAATTAA
- a CDS encoding MarR family winged helix-turn-helix transcriptional regulator, whose protein sequence is MSENFSLKAFVVIMKASRTLEEITKKDIKKHGMRASDFTILEALYHKGKQTIREISEAVLINTGSITYVIDKLENNGLLTRTNSPDDRRAVYIEITDKGKEIMDEIFPKHQRVIEELFEGISEEEKQTVIEVLKQVGTKNIEN, encoded by the coding sequence ATGTCTGAGAACTTTTCATTAAAAGCATTTGTAGTCATTATGAAGGCTTCCCGAACATTAGAGGAAATTACAAAAAAAGATATTAAAAAGCACGGAATGCGCGCTTCAGATTTTACAATATTAGAAGCATTATATCACAAAGGTAAGCAAACTATTCGAGAAATTTCAGAAGCTGTATTAATAAATACTGGCTCTATCACGTACGTCATTGATAAATTAGAAAATAACGGGCTACTCACCCGTACGAATAGTCCTGATGATCGTCGAGCTGTTTATATCGAGATTACCGATAAAGGAAAAGAAATTATGGATGAGATTTTCCCAAAACACCAACGAGTAATTGAAGAGCTATTTGAAGGAATTTCAGAAGAAGAAAAACAAACTGTCATTGAAGTTTTAAAACAAGTAGGAACAAAGAATATCGAGAATTAA
- a CDS encoding NUDIX hydrolase gives MEIWDLYDIDRNKIGKTHERGMEMPEGCFHLVVRAWVKNDKDEILLSKRHPNKPFGGYWENTGGSAIQGENSIQAVLREVSEEIGLQLDSEEGKLILQQTKNVSHQDIWLFRSNVAIEELSFQEDEVVDAMWVNKDKYDEMQNKGLIVPTISMFSAW, from the coding sequence ATGGAAATATGGGATTTATATGATATAGATCGAAATAAAATAGGGAAGACGCATGAAAGAGGAATGGAGATGCCTGAGGGTTGTTTTCATCTTGTGGTTCGTGCTTGGGTAAAAAATGATAAAGATGAAATTTTGTTATCAAAACGACATCCAAACAAGCCCTTTGGAGGGTACTGGGAGAACACAGGAGGCTCAGCTATTCAAGGTGAAAATAGTATCCAAGCGGTATTAAGGGAAGTGTCAGAGGAAATAGGGCTGCAATTAGATTCAGAAGAAGGGAAGTTAATTCTTCAACAGACTAAAAATGTCTCGCATCAAGATATTTGGTTATTTCGTTCGAACGTAGCTATTGAAGAGTTATCCTTTCAAGAAGATGAAGTTGTTGATGCCATGTGGGTCAACAAAGATAAATATGATGAAATGCAAAATAAAGGTTTAATTGTTCCTACCATTTCAATGTTTTCAGCTTGGTAG
- a CDS encoding VOC family protein, whose product MTGVEIDLVVSDSLKALEYYEKIFDIERVEVSNLPKGENEVIFSLYGVRFHMLDENPEFELIAPSQDDPKTIWFNVIVPNIKDTYSKAMDLGCVEVQAVTDLPDYGVSNAMFIDPFGYLWMLHQVYKEVSHEERIKLWEEKRDNM is encoded by the coding sequence ATGACAGGAGTAGAAATTGATTTAGTAGTATCAGACAGCTTAAAAGCTTTGGAGTACTATGAGAAGATTTTTGATATTGAACGAGTGGAGGTATCTAACTTACCAAAGGGTGAGAATGAGGTTATTTTTAGTTTGTATGGAGTAAGGTTTCATATGTTAGATGAAAACCCTGAATTTGAATTGATAGCGCCGAGTCAGGATGATCCTAAAACAATATGGTTTAATGTGATAGTCCCTAATATTAAAGACACCTATTCAAAGGCAATGGATCTCGGTTGTGTTGAGGTACAAGCCGTAACAGACCTTCCTGACTATGGTGTTTCAAATGCCATGTTTATTGATCCTTTTGGATATCTCTGGATGTTGCATCAAGTATATAAGGAAGTATCCCATGAAGAGCGTATAAAACTTTGGGAGGAAAAAAGAGATAATATGTAA
- a CDS encoding aldo/keto reductase yields the protein MAQNVTLGKSNVVINPIGLGANAVGGHNIYPNLDEEVGKSLIQTGIENGLNFIDTAYGYGNGRSEELIGQALKRTGNRSDVVLATKAAQTVIDGEAGFNNSPSFLKQAVDDSLKRLQTDYIDLFYIHFPDESTPKDEAVGALKELKDAGKIRSIGISNFSPEQVKEANKDGYVDVLQGHYNLLKRDAETNYFPYTLDNNITFIPYFPFASGILAGKYSVNSTFEDFRSNMPHYQGDQFKQILAKVDQLKQLASDKNTEVAHIVLAWYLKHDAIDAVIPGAKRPEQVINNLKALNVTLTDNEFRMISELFAK from the coding sequence ATGGCCCAAAACGTAACACTCGGAAAGTCAAATGTAGTCATTAACCCAATCGGTTTAGGCGCTAATGCAGTAGGTGGTCACAATATTTATCCAAATTTAGATGAAGAAGTTGGAAAATCACTCATTCAAACAGGAATAGAAAACGGACTTAATTTTATTGATACAGCATATGGTTATGGAAATGGTCGTTCAGAAGAGTTAATTGGACAAGCATTAAAAAGGACGGGAAATCGATCTGATGTTGTTCTTGCTACCAAGGCTGCACAAACAGTCATAGATGGAGAAGCAGGATTTAACAATTCCCCATCCTTTTTAAAACAAGCTGTTGACGACAGTCTTAAACGACTGCAAACCGATTATATTGATTTATTCTATATCCATTTTCCTGATGAAAGCACTCCGAAAGATGAAGCGGTCGGGGCACTGAAAGAATTAAAAGACGCAGGAAAAATACGGTCTATTGGAATATCAAATTTCTCACCAGAGCAAGTGAAAGAGGCAAATAAGGACGGATATGTTGACGTACTACAGGGACATTATAATTTATTAAAACGAGATGCAGAAACAAATTATTTCCCTTACACATTAGATAATAATATTACCTTTATCCCTTACTTTCCTTTCGCTTCTGGAATATTAGCAGGTAAATATTCTGTAAATAGTACATTCGAAGACTTCCGCTCTAATATGCCGCATTATCAAGGCGATCAATTTAAACAAATACTCGCTAAAGTAGATCAGTTAAAACAGCTTGCTTCGGATAAAAACACGGAAGTTGCCCATATTGTACTAGCTTGGTATTTAAAACATGACGCTATTGACGCTGTCATCCCTGGTGCTAAACGACCTGAACAAGTCATTAATAACCTTAAAGCGCTAAATGTAACACTTACCGATAATGAATTTCGTATGATTAGTGAACTTTTTGCAAAATAA
- a CDS encoding QueT transporter family protein produces the protein MNVKTLVINGVIAALYVVVSLFIAPFGFTNIQFRISEMFNHLIVFDKRYFFGIVIGVFIVNLNSPLGWYDLVFGVAHSAISLGIIIFLSKFIKNKLTLLFLNTIVFTFNMFIIAFALNLALELPFWITWFTTAIGEFGVLLIGIPIFYALHKRLRFDKLR, from the coding sequence ATGAACGTAAAAACATTAGTAATTAATGGTGTAATAGCGGCACTATATGTCGTTGTTTCTTTATTTATTGCGCCATTTGGTTTTACAAATATACAGTTTCGCATTTCCGAGATGTTCAATCATCTAATTGTATTTGATAAGCGTTATTTCTTTGGAATTGTAATTGGAGTGTTTATCGTTAACCTCAATTCACCACTTGGTTGGTATGACCTCGTATTCGGGGTTGCGCACTCTGCTATTTCACTAGGAATTATTATTTTCTTATCTAAATTTATTAAGAACAAGTTGACGCTACTATTTCTAAATACGATTGTATTCACGTTTAATATGTTTATCATTGCATTTGCATTAAACCTTGCACTCGAACTTCCATTTTGGATCACTTGGTTTACAACTGCAATCGGGGAATTTGGTGTACTGTTGATCGGTATCCCTATATTCTACGCATTGCACAAGCGCTTGCGATTTGATAAGCTCAGATAA
- the yfkAB gene encoding radical SAM/CxCxxxxC motif protein YfkAB, whose product MSVKTTNQPMSPTNDPWEAYMDVEQHGKMTLSNIEFTTTYMCNMRCAHCAVGYTLQQMDPDALPMELIEKRLDEIPHLRTLSITGGEPMMNKKSVRQYVLPLLKYAHERGIKTQMNSNLTLPYNRYEEIVPYLDVLHISHNWGTVEEFAETGFALMDRKPSEENRAKYFDRMVENAQRLSKEGVMVSAETMLNKRTFPHLESIHDHVLEMGCARHEIHPMYPVDFAENLEILSLDEMREGITRLLNHRNQDLWMLFGTLPFYACSRNDEDIELLKRLYKEPNVSVRNDPDGRSRLNVNIFTGDVIVTDFGDEPKLGNIKTDSLPSAYNRWMETNTAKSLNCHCPAVSCLGPNVLVKNAYYKDVDFQQRKARISQTS is encoded by the coding sequence ATGAGTGTAAAAACAACGAATCAACCAATGTCACCAACCAATGATCCATGGGAAGCTTACATGGATGTAGAGCAACACGGAAAAATGACATTATCGAATATTGAATTTACAACAACATATATGTGTAATATGCGTTGCGCGCATTGTGCAGTAGGATATACACTACAACAAATGGATCCAGATGCACTGCCAATGGAACTGATAGAAAAGCGGCTAGATGAGATTCCGCATTTGCGAACATTGAGTATTACAGGCGGGGAACCGATGATGAATAAAAAGTCAGTTCGTCAATATGTCTTACCTTTATTGAAATATGCCCATGAGCGCGGCATTAAGACACAGATGAATTCCAACTTAACCTTGCCATACAATCGATATGAAGAGATTGTTCCATACTTAGATGTTTTACATATTTCACATAACTGGGGAACGGTTGAAGAATTTGCAGAGACAGGGTTTGCTTTAATGGATCGAAAACCTTCCGAAGAGAATCGTGCCAAGTACTTTGACCGTATGGTAGAAAATGCACAACGTTTATCCAAAGAAGGTGTCATGGTTTCAGCTGAAACGATGTTGAACAAACGGACGTTTCCACATCTAGAGAGCATCCATGACCATGTATTGGAAATGGGTTGCGCTCGCCATGAAATTCATCCAATGTACCCTGTGGATTTTGCTGAAAATCTAGAAATTCTATCGCTAGATGAAATGCGAGAAGGAATTACCCGTTTGTTGAATCACCGAAACCAAGACCTATGGATGTTATTTGGGACTTTGCCATTCTATGCTTGCAGCAGAAATGATGAAGATATTGAATTGCTAAAGCGACTATACAAAGAACCAAATGTTTCCGTTCGTAATGATCCAGATGGTCGTTCACGATTAAATGTAAATATTTTTACAGGTGATGTAATCGTTACGGACTTTGGTGATGAACCGAAGCTAGGAAATATAAAAACAGATTCTTTACCTAGTGCATACAATCGTTGGATGGAGACAAATACAGCTAAAAGTTTAAATTGTCATTGTCCGGCAGTATCTTGTTTGGGGCCTAATGTACTTGTGAAAAATGCATACTATAAAGATGTTGATTTCCAACAGCGAAAGGCAAGAATTAGCCAAACATCATAA
- a CDS encoding DUF3891 family protein: MIVRERKDEFILIVQDDHAQISGDILNNWKLEHFQDAEWRDSVLYAAYQHDLGWKEFDRQPFWNDVTNQPYTFADFPNVPKTVLYKYGINEVEKVDLYAALLCSEHYKRFLVNNTSLEAQAFVEHEETRQERIIATLPNFNKRLFEFHYGLLQLSDNLSLYACMNEPGATGEDQHPFFKKGIPTNHTLHHILDEQMQVTWQDEDTIVMDNFPFDRPFPISIQYKQVSKHKIQQHGLVEAYEQASLEQHPVLITSHTKKASD, encoded by the coding sequence ATGATTGTTAGAGAAAGAAAAGATGAATTCATCTTAATTGTGCAAGATGATCATGCTCAAATATCAGGGGATATACTCAATAATTGGAAATTAGAACACTTTCAGGATGCAGAATGGAGAGATTCCGTTCTTTATGCTGCTTATCAGCATGATCTAGGATGGAAAGAATTTGATCGTCAACCATTTTGGAATGATGTCACCAATCAACCGTATACCTTTGCCGATTTCCCTAATGTACCTAAAACCGTTTTGTACAAGTACGGAATTAATGAAGTAGAAAAAGTTGATTTATACGCTGCATTACTCTGTAGCGAACATTACAAAAGATTTTTAGTTAATAATACCTCACTTGAAGCGCAAGCTTTTGTAGAACACGAAGAAACTAGACAAGAACGCATCATAGCTACACTACCTAATTTCAACAAACGTTTGTTTGAATTTCATTATGGGTTGCTCCAACTTTCAGATAACCTTTCATTATACGCATGTATGAATGAGCCGGGTGCTACTGGTGAAGATCAACATCCATTTTTCAAAAAAGGAATCCCAACGAATCATACCTTGCACCATATACTAGATGAACAGATGCAAGTAACTTGGCAAGATGAAGATACCATTGTTATGGATAACTTTCCATTTGATCGGCCTTTTCCTATTTCTATTCAATATAAACAAGTATCAAAACACAAAATACAACAGCATGGCCTTGTAGAAGCTTATGAACAAGCATCGCTAGAACAGCACCCCGTGCTTATTACTTCTCATACCAAAAAGGCTTCCGATTAA
- a CDS encoding VOC family protein: protein MEKKFFKAPTMHIKDVTLQVSNLERSIRFYEQVLGLHVLKKEANQVKLSANGQDVILSLMQPTNVIAKQGRTTGLYHVAILLPTREDLGAFLRHFMELDIANQVNIGASDHIVSEAIYISDPDGNGLEIASDRPSSEWSWNIDNKVIMSTEPLDGHGLLEAANNHEWNGSPDNTIVGHLHLHVDDLVKAKQFYTEGLGFQVVTEYPGALFLSDGGYHHHLAVNIWNGENVPTPRKNEVGLKNYTMRFPSEDKKQVAIQRLSRLGYETQDDIVIDSAGNTILLSSEQ from the coding sequence ATGGAGAAGAAATTCTTTAAAGCTCCAACAATGCATATAAAAGACGTTACACTACAAGTAAGTAATTTAGAAAGGTCGATTAGATTTTACGAACAAGTACTAGGGTTACATGTATTAAAAAAAGAAGCTAATCAAGTAAAGCTAAGCGCTAATGGTCAGGATGTAATTCTAAGTCTGATGCAACCAACGAACGTGATCGCAAAACAAGGGAGAACAACAGGGTTATATCATGTGGCTATCTTACTTCCAACCAGAGAAGATTTAGGGGCATTTTTACGTCATTTTATGGAATTAGATATTGCAAATCAGGTGAATATCGGAGCTTCCGATCATATTGTAAGCGAAGCGATATATATATCAGACCCAGATGGAAATGGCTTAGAGATTGCAAGCGACCGCCCTTCTTCAGAATGGTCATGGAATATAGATAATAAGGTCATTATGAGCACAGAACCCCTTGATGGGCACGGTTTATTAGAAGCAGCTAATAACCATGAGTGGAATGGGTCTCCAGACAATACCATTGTTGGGCATCTTCATTTACATGTGGACGACTTGGTAAAGGCGAAACAATTTTACACGGAGGGATTAGGGTTTCAAGTTGTCACAGAATATCCAGGTGCGTTGTTTTTATCCGACGGAGGTTATCACCACCACTTAGCGGTTAATATTTGGAATGGAGAAAACGTACCAACCCCACGAAAAAATGAAGTCGGACTAAAGAATTATACCATGCGTTTTCCATCTGAGGATAAAAAACAAGTTGCTATTCAGCGATTATCTCGCTTAGGTTATGAAACACAAGACGATATCGTCATCGATTCAGCTGGGAATACGATTTTATTAAGTAGTGAACAATAG
- a CDS encoding ABC transporter ATP-binding protein translates to MTNSNNHDELALELENVSFSDGDISIIKQITGIIPKGKITTLVGPSGAGKTTIFRLCNGLISPDDGNIHLFGDPISTLEPTNLRRTVGIALQQATMLSGTVMKNLALPKTLQGESLDEDTAFSLLEQVGLDRGLLHRNVADLSGGQKQKVSIARTLVNEPSILLLDEITSSLDRVSKRDIEQLIKKLNQEYNVTIAWITHNIEQALSIGDYTWVMMNGSLLESGDSNLLENPTNPAVREFIKGELS, encoded by the coding sequence ATGACGAATTCAAACAATCATGATGAATTAGCTCTCGAATTAGAGAATGTAAGCTTCTCTGATGGAGACATATCGATTATAAAACAAATTACAGGAATCATACCAAAAGGTAAAATAACCACTTTAGTAGGACCATCCGGAGCTGGTAAAACAACCATTTTTCGCCTTTGTAATGGCCTCATTTCACCAGACGATGGTAATATCCACCTTTTTGGAGATCCGATATCTACATTAGAGCCTACCAATCTCAGAAGAACTGTAGGGATAGCTTTGCAACAAGCAACCATGCTTAGTGGTACTGTTATGAAAAACCTTGCATTACCTAAAACGCTACAAGGAGAATCGTTAGACGAAGATACAGCTTTTTCTCTTCTCGAACAGGTAGGATTAGATAGAGGATTGTTACATCGTAATGTAGCAGATTTATCAGGAGGTCAAAAGCAAAAAGTTTCTATCGCACGAACATTGGTAAATGAACCAAGTATACTTTTACTTGATGAAATCACATCTTCATTGGATCGTGTATCTAAACGAGACATCGAGCAATTAATTAAAAAACTCAATCAAGAATACAACGTTACGATTGCTTGGATTACCCATAATATTGAACAAGCTTTATCTATTGGAGATTACACTTGGGTGATGATGAATGGATCATTATTGGAATCCGGCGACAGTAATTTACTGGAGAATCCTACAAATCCAGCTGTCCGTGAGTTTATAAAGGGGGAATTATCATGA
- the metA gene encoding homoserine O-acetyltransferase MetA, whose translation MPIKIPIHLPAKDILEKENIFVMDDQRAITQDIRPLNILILNLMPEKQKTETQLLRFLGNTPLQVHISFLRMSSHESKHTSKYHLDTFYKKFEEVKSKKFDGMIITGSPVEHLPFEEVDYWKELQDIMNWSKENVTSTLHICWGAQAALYHHYGIDKHHLPQKCFGVYEHKLLHPHERLVRGFDDYFFAPHSRYTDVSISEIEAHPDLQLLAKSDDAGVFLLASKDGKHIMATGHLEYSAETLAEEYLRDHQRGVDTAIPENYFPDNDPKKQPKYRWKSHCSLLFSNWLNYYVYQETPYQWGE comes from the coding sequence ATGCCAATTAAAATACCGATACACTTACCTGCAAAAGATATTTTAGAAAAAGAGAATATTTTTGTTATGGATGACCAACGTGCTATTACACAAGATATCAGACCGCTGAATATATTAATCCTCAATTTAATGCCAGAAAAGCAAAAAACGGAAACGCAATTATTGCGTTTCTTAGGTAATACACCTCTGCAAGTTCATATTTCATTTTTACGAATGTCATCACACGAATCAAAGCATACGAGTAAGTATCATCTAGATACTTTTTATAAGAAGTTTGAAGAAGTGAAATCGAAAAAGTTTGATGGAATGATTATTACTGGATCGCCAGTAGAACATTTGCCATTTGAAGAAGTAGATTATTGGAAAGAATTACAGGATATAATGAATTGGTCCAAAGAAAATGTTACATCAACATTGCACATTTGTTGGGGAGCACAAGCTGCGCTTTATCATCACTATGGTATTGATAAACATCACTTGCCACAAAAATGTTTTGGCGTATATGAACATAAGCTGCTCCATCCACATGAACGTTTAGTACGGGGATTTGATGATTATTTCTTTGCACCACATTCTCGATATACTGATGTTTCTATAAGTGAGATTGAAGCACACCCGGACCTTCAACTTTTAGCTAAATCGGATGATGCAGGTGTATTTTTGCTCGCTTCAAAAGATGGAAAACATATTATGGCGACGGGGCATCTCGAGTATAGTGCTGAAACTTTAGCGGAGGAATATCTTCGTGATCATCAACGAGGTGTTGACACAGCTATTCCTGAAAATTATTTTCCAGACAACGATCCGAAAAAGCAACCGAAATATCGTTGGAAAAGTCATTGTAGTTTACTATTTTCTAATTGGTTAAATTATTATGTTTATCAAGAAACTCCTTATCAATGGGGGGAGTAG
- a CDS encoding alpha/beta hydrolase, with the protein MQHIFKPGTDKNKPTLLLLHGTGGTENDLLPLAEIIDNEANILSVRGNVLENRMPRFFRRLAEGVFDEEDLINRTEELHQFLDEASEKYSFDRNKITAIGYSNGANIAASLLFHYENSIEQAILHHPMVPRRGITLPNLTGKRVFIAAGTNDPICAPEESEELEQLLKAAGAETKLHWENNGHQLTISEVRTAASWYN; encoded by the coding sequence ATGCAACATATTTTCAAACCAGGTACAGATAAGAATAAACCTACTCTTCTATTATTACACGGCACAGGGGGTACGGAAAATGATTTACTGCCACTAGCTGAAATAATTGATAACGAAGCAAATATACTCAGTGTACGAGGAAACGTGTTAGAAAATAGAATGCCTCGATTTTTCCGTAGACTTGCAGAGGGTGTGTTTGATGAAGAAGATCTGATTAACCGAACGGAAGAACTGCATCAATTTCTTGATGAAGCAAGTGAAAAGTATAGTTTTGATCGCAATAAAATAACAGCAATTGGCTACTCTAATGGAGCAAATATCGCAGCAAGTCTATTATTCCATTATGAAAATTCCATAGAACAAGCGATCCTCCATCATCCAATGGTGCCACGAAGAGGAATTACACTTCCTAATTTAACTGGCAAACGTGTATTTATTGCAGCTGGAACCAATGACCCAATCTGTGCTCCAGAAGAATCTGAGGAGTTAGAGCAATTACTCAAAGCTGCTGGCGCTGAAACAAAGCTTCATTGGGAAAATAATGGACATCAGTTAACAATTAGTGAAGTTAGAACCGCAGCTAGCTGGTATAACTAG
- a CDS encoding ABC transporter permease translates to MSITALSLSLIFVLIPLVLSKSLNLGLEKDTIVATIRSIIQLFAVGYVLALVFEADNYIYIILMVVLMITAATHNARKKGASIKGITWKLVTTFILIEVITQSILLGFQITPATAQYIIPISGMMVGNSMVLSILFLNRFTSEIETRENETELILSLGGTPRQAIHTSLIHSIKASLIPTIESQKTIGLVQLPGMMSGQIIAGADPIQAVQFQLLILFLLLTTAAVTSIMLGFLSYPTLFNERMQMIRLRTKQEN, encoded by the coding sequence ATGAGTATTACAGCACTTTCCCTATCACTAATTTTTGTACTTATTCCCCTTGTATTATCTAAATCATTGAATTTAGGCTTAGAGAAAGACACAATTGTTGCAACGATCCGTTCCATTATTCAATTATTTGCGGTAGGTTATGTACTCGCTTTAGTATTTGAAGCCGATAACTATATTTATATTATACTTATGGTCGTATTAATGATAACAGCAGCAACACACAACGCCAGAAAAAAAGGAGCCTCTATAAAAGGAATTACTTGGAAGTTGGTGACAACTTTTATCCTTATTGAAGTCATCACACAATCAATATTATTAGGGTTTCAAATCACACCCGCAACCGCACAGTATATTATTCCAATCAGCGGAATGATGGTTGGGAATTCAATGGTATTATCCATTTTATTTCTAAATCGATTTACATCTGAAATTGAGACTAGAGAGAACGAAACGGAATTAATTCTATCTCTTGGGGGAACTCCGAGACAAGCAATTCATACTTCATTAATCCATTCTATTAAGGCTAGTCTGATCCCTACGATTGAGAGCCAAAAAACAATAGGATTGGTTCAACTACCCGGTATGATGAGTGGTCAAATAATTGCTGGTGCGGATCCAATTCAAGCAGTTCAATTTCAGTTACTAATTTTATTCTTATTACTAACAACTGCTGCAGTAACTAGTATTATGCTCGGTTTCTTATCGTATCCGACACTCTTTAATGAAAGAATGCAAATGATAAGATTACGTACCAAGCAAGAAAATTAA